A single genomic interval of Terriglobus albidus harbors:
- a CDS encoding aminotransferase class V-fold PLP-dependent enzyme → MPYIAGMAQHDRRSFLKLTALAGAFSSNSFFQQAHAEEWQAAASAVHHHDAATVAQNEDFWSVIQRGYSVSPLILNLNNGGVSPAPIVVQEAVARYNQMTNEGPSYFMWQILDQGREPLRQKLARLAGASAEEIAINRNATEALNTIIYGLPLKTGDEVVGCKFDYPNMMNAYRQRAERDGIVYKQVTFKFPVEDVDAIVKTYEQAMTPRTKLVHITHVVNWVGQIMPVQQIADMAHAHGAEVIVDGAHSFGLLDFRIPDLHCDYFGTSLHKFLSAPIGSGMMWVKQEKIAKLWPLTCYGDPHSPNIRKFEALGTRSFPIEQGIGEAINFHEAIGSRRKQERIHYLKSYWATRVREIKGVTLHTSLDPRFSCAICGVSVEGYTPTELMNTLFDRYKIHTVGIDYEGVRCIRVTPHVYTTLADLDRFVNAIGELAAGKKA, encoded by the coding sequence ATGCCCTACATTGCTGGTATGGCCCAGCACGATCGTCGCTCCTTCCTGAAGCTGACCGCCCTAGCCGGCGCATTTTCATCGAACAGCTTTTTCCAGCAGGCGCATGCGGAGGAGTGGCAGGCGGCGGCCAGCGCTGTCCATCATCACGATGCGGCGACGGTGGCGCAGAACGAGGACTTCTGGAGCGTGATCCAGCGTGGCTATTCGGTGAGCCCGCTTATCTTGAACCTTAATAATGGCGGCGTCTCCCCCGCCCCGATTGTCGTGCAGGAGGCAGTCGCCCGCTATAACCAGATGACGAACGAGGGGCCTTCGTACTTCATGTGGCAGATCCTGGATCAGGGCCGCGAGCCGCTCCGTCAAAAACTTGCGCGGCTGGCAGGCGCCTCCGCTGAAGAGATCGCTATCAACCGGAATGCGACCGAGGCGCTGAACACCATCATCTACGGCCTGCCCCTCAAGACAGGCGACGAGGTAGTCGGCTGCAAGTTCGACTACCCCAACATGATGAATGCCTACCGCCAGCGGGCAGAGCGCGACGGCATCGTTTACAAACAGGTCACCTTCAAGTTCCCGGTAGAAGACGTAGACGCCATCGTAAAGACCTACGAGCAGGCGATGACGCCGCGCACGAAGCTGGTGCACATCACCCACGTCGTCAACTGGGTAGGCCAGATCATGCCGGTGCAGCAGATCGCCGATATGGCGCATGCCCACGGGGCCGAAGTCATTGTCGACGGCGCACATTCCTTCGGGCTGCTGGACTTCAGGATTCCCGACCTGCACTGCGACTACTTCGGCACCAGCCTGCACAAGTTCCTGTCCGCCCCCATCGGGTCAGGCATGATGTGGGTGAAGCAGGAAAAGATCGCGAAGCTATGGCCGCTGACCTGCTACGGTGATCCGCACAGCCCCAACATCCGCAAGTTCGAAGCCCTTGGAACACGCAGCTTCCCCATCGAGCAGGGTATCGGCGAGGCCATCAACTTTCATGAGGCTATCGGATCCCGCCGCAAGCAGGAGCGTATCCATTACCTGAAGAGCTACTGGGCAACTCGAGTACGTGAGATTAAGGGCGTAACGCTCCATACCTCGCTCGATCCTCGCTTCTCCTGCGCCATCTGCGGAGTCAGTGTCGAGGGATATACGCCCACAGAGTTAATGAACACATTGTTCGACCGCTACAAGATCCATACGGTCGGCATCGACTATGAGGGAGTGCGCTGCATCCGCGTCACGCCTCACGTTTACACGACGCTCGCGGACCTGGACCGCTTCGTCAATGCCATCGGCGAGCTCGCCGCAGGCAAGAAAGCTTAG
- a CDS encoding Gfo/Idh/MocA family oxidoreductase, whose product MEAEKSTKNTTYSRRRFLKTSATAAVAAGFPAIVPSSVFGQNAPSNRINIGAIGVGRISRTHDLPNLWKYDQARILAVCDLDAGRVQAGRELIDGVYAKKTGKPYQGTLGYSNYHELLANKDIDAVVISTPDHQHAILAVYAVRAGKDVYLQKPASLTIEEGRRMADEVKKSGRILQIGSQQRSWKQFRRACELVRNGRIGDIKHVEIGLPGDPSGGNPAPMPVPAGFNYDAWLGSTPEVPYTLDRVMPTHGFDRPGWLRCEQFGAGMITGWGAHHVDTAHWGMNTELTGPVEIWGTAEFPTSGLWDVHGPFKTNAVYANGVTMTISGEFQNGIKFYGTKGWIFVCRDEQASPTAAAGEKAKIEPLVASDPKILDSVIGPNETHLYYSEDQHGNWLDCIRSRKEPIAPAEIGHRACSTCLLHHIAMKTKRRLHWDPMKERFVKDDDANRYLSRTQRAPYTLPV is encoded by the coding sequence ATGGAAGCAGAGAAGAGCACGAAGAACACGACCTACTCGCGCCGGCGGTTTCTGAAGACCTCGGCCACTGCCGCGGTCGCTGCCGGATTTCCGGCGATTGTTCCAAGTTCGGTTTTCGGACAGAACGCCCCCTCGAACCGCATCAACATCGGAGCCATTGGCGTCGGCCGTATCTCCCGCACGCACGATCTGCCTAATCTCTGGAAGTACGACCAGGCGCGCATCCTCGCCGTCTGCGATCTGGATGCCGGCCGCGTTCAGGCGGGCAGGGAATTGATTGACGGTGTCTATGCCAAAAAGACCGGCAAGCCCTATCAGGGGACGTTGGGCTACAGCAATTATCACGAGCTGCTGGCTAACAAGGATATCGATGCGGTTGTGATCTCCACGCCGGATCACCAGCACGCCATTCTTGCTGTCTATGCGGTTCGTGCCGGCAAGGATGTGTATCTACAAAAACCGGCTTCGCTCACCATCGAGGAGGGCAGGCGCATGGCGGACGAGGTCAAGAAGTCAGGCCGCATCCTGCAGATCGGTTCGCAGCAGCGGTCGTGGAAGCAATTCCGTCGCGCCTGTGAGCTGGTACGGAATGGACGCATCGGAGACATCAAGCACGTCGAGATCGGCCTGCCAGGCGATCCTTCGGGCGGTAACCCGGCGCCGATGCCGGTGCCGGCGGGCTTCAACTACGACGCCTGGCTTGGCTCTACGCCCGAGGTGCCGTATACGCTGGATCGCGTTATGCCCACCCATGGTTTCGATCGTCCCGGCTGGTTGCGCTGTGAACAATTCGGCGCCGGCATGATTACGGGATGGGGTGCCCACCACGTCGATACCGCGCACTGGGGCATGAATACGGAGCTTACAGGTCCGGTCGAGATCTGGGGGACGGCGGAGTTCCCGACCTCCGGATTGTGGGATGTCCATGGACCCTTCAAGACCAACGCCGTCTATGCGAATGGCGTGACGATGACGATCAGCGGAGAGTTCCAGAACGGCATCAAGTTCTATGGCACCAAGGGATGGATCTTCGTTTGCCGTGATGAACAGGCATCGCCTACGGCTGCCGCGGGCGAGAAGGCAAAGATCGAGCCGCTGGTGGCAAGTGATCCGAAGATCCTCGACAGTGTTATCGGACCGAACGAGACCCATCTCTACTACAGCGAAGATCAGCATGGAAACTGGCTCGACTGTATCCGCTCGCGCAAGGAGCCTATTGCTCCGGCAGAGATTGGACACCGGGCTTGCTCCACCTGTCTGCTGCATCACATTGCGATGAAGACCAAGCGTCGCTTGCATTGGGATCCGATGAAAGAGCGCTTTGTGAAGGATGACGATGCGAACCGGTATCTCAGCCGTACGCAGCGTGCGCCGTATACGTTGCCGGTTTAG
- a CDS encoding ROK family transcriptional regulator, with protein sequence MKRPPSPAPTPRTAAPIRDHNRDLVLEVLRCNQPISRVDIARRSGLQRSTVSAIVDGLIEERWIREGQILKTARGRRPTMLTMNDDLVILVADVRPTQTILAVVDLNGRFLDRTLVPVIANAKQGVDAIAEGMKRLQTQFADKTCEGVGISLPGRVDKRSHRLALAPNLPWVGFDIRGALQKRLGLQVELENAANACMLSEQWFGRLQGIRNAVLVTISEGVGAALLVNGNLVEGATGMAGELGHIPIADSGPQCACGQVGCWEMFASSRAALRYFHEGTGSSETPTIQQLLNMEASGNEKARIALEKQARGIGRGLRIVTATFDPEVILFAGDITLRWDTVGPIVASELSTRMLTGAPPKLIALADGEAARLRGAAAVVLQRHTGFKRLTALR encoded by the coding sequence ATGAAACGACCTCCGTCTCCCGCTCCCACTCCCCGTACTGCCGCGCCGATACGAGATCACAACCGTGATCTCGTACTGGAAGTCTTGCGCTGCAACCAACCCATCTCCCGTGTCGATATCGCGCGACGGTCGGGCCTGCAGCGCTCCACCGTCTCCGCCATCGTGGACGGCCTGATCGAAGAGCGCTGGATCCGTGAAGGACAGATACTGAAGACAGCACGCGGCCGCAGGCCGACCATGCTGACCATGAATGACGATCTCGTCATTCTGGTCGCGGATGTGCGCCCGACGCAGACGATTCTCGCCGTTGTCGATCTGAATGGAAGATTTCTCGACCGCACCCTGGTACCGGTGATCGCCAATGCCAAACAAGGCGTCGATGCCATTGCCGAAGGGATGAAGCGTCTACAGACACAGTTTGCCGACAAGACCTGCGAGGGAGTCGGCATCAGCCTTCCCGGCCGTGTCGACAAACGATCGCACCGACTGGCGCTGGCGCCGAACCTTCCCTGGGTTGGCTTCGATATCCGCGGCGCCCTGCAGAAACGCCTTGGACTCCAGGTAGAGTTGGAGAACGCAGCCAATGCCTGCATGTTGTCAGAACAGTGGTTCGGACGACTCCAGGGAATCCGCAATGCCGTGCTGGTCACGATCTCGGAAGGTGTCGGCGCCGCGTTACTGGTGAACGGCAATCTCGTCGAAGGTGCAACCGGCATGGCAGGAGAACTGGGGCATATCCCCATCGCCGACTCCGGCCCGCAGTGCGCATGCGGCCAGGTGGGCTGCTGGGAGATGTTTGCCTCCTCACGGGCAGCACTACGCTACTTCCACGAAGGCACCGGTTCCAGCGAGACGCCGACGATTCAACAGCTTCTCAATATGGAAGCGAGCGGCAATGAGAAAGCCCGAATCGCACTGGAGAAGCAGGCCAGGGGAATCGGCCGAGGCCTGCGAATCGTGACGGCAACCTTCGATCCTGAGGTGATTCTGTTTGCCGGCGACATCACCCTGCGCTGGGATACGGTAGGCCCCATCGTCGCCTCAGAACTCTCTACGCGCATGTTGACCGGGGCTCCGCCAAAGCTGATCGCATTAGCGGACGGCGAAGCAGCGCGGCTTCGTGGCGCCGCAGCAGTCGTACTGCAACGCCATACGGGTTTCAAACGGTTGACGGCCCTTCGTTAG
- a CDS encoding TonB-dependent receptor, with protein MSKKRSFLLLQFLLLVGCFLGYNAFGQTLYGTLTGVVSDATGSVLSNAQITATNPSTGLSRTTTTDASGNYQFTDLPPGTYDVTFSAPNFTQSISKGVAVSANQTRRIDTTMSLGAVSDKIEVTTAPPALQTDRADVNYEITSTQVQELPTTSTAGRNFQGLYRLIPGVPPPTENNSQAGNPGRTQAVTANGIANTINSTKIDGAAVGYPWLQSIVAYIPPTDSIESANIVTNSFNAEQGAAGGIAANLIVKSGTNNFHGGAWEYNSITQFNARQYFTRVSTTPVTPKNILNEYGANIGGPIIKDKLFFFFGYNKVSLRQFKTGNAMNVPLAAVRGGNFAGTGVTIYDPTTGNADGSGRTAFAGNVIPSSRLSSASQKILALLPTEKLNATSNNYPGGAILSFDRAAYDTKVTYNPTTKMTVFGRYSVQRSQITDPPALGNAIGNTWDGGQPGSAPGTIQNIGIGASYVVTPNFVIDGNVGFVRINLAARAPDYGTNVGLDTLGISGTNGSTPFQSGTPGFIVANNSSFGNYIQSNPFQFRDMQYVSNLNASWIRGRHTMRFGGEYVHSAINHLQANNAGPRGQFTFSGGVTGNNSGATADAPTYYRAVADLLLGMPQAIGKTVQSFQPNGPRFSSFSFFAQDTWKATANLTINYGVRYEYYPFANRDHTGVFRFDPSTSNVLIGGRGNVPTNTGEDVGHGMLVPRLGLNYRINDKTVIRTGSGLTVDPENFRFFRDSYPALITLNNTGTNNYVPAGALTAPNSSAPNMNTLPSGTLTAGVPTVGVPDISSGIVPLPYNYTTQTAPQKWRRGYIETWNLFVDRDLFKGMVLNIGYVGTHHVRQVVGIDINAGGVSTLGANSRPLFANANAPGGARRYTGTILNVLPWADEKYSGMQLQLSNRSSAQLQYGYSYTWSHYMNNYDADSTLGAVAFNTPALQKRNFANSQFDRKHLNVLWTVWQMPVGRGRRFLNQGIVGNLVGGWDMNTIMTYYSGRPFQITDNSQAGNGDTVVPNQVSPLQLSGTKYTSGSTTYPYYFVNNGNITKLPNASSNGNMGRNSVRGPGYFNLDVGLTRNIPIWREIAVVLKAESFDVTNTPQWSNPTANVNDAGFGQITSVLSTSNRTLRFSGRIKF; from the coding sequence ATGTCAAAAAAACGTAGCTTTCTTCTCTTGCAGTTCTTGTTGTTGGTCGGGTGTTTTTTGGGGTACAACGCTTTCGGGCAGACACTCTACGGAACATTGACCGGTGTTGTCAGCGATGCGACCGGTTCCGTTCTTTCCAACGCACAGATCACCGCAACCAACCCATCCACCGGTCTTAGCCGCACCACAACGACGGACGCCTCCGGCAACTATCAGTTCACCGATCTTCCGCCAGGCACGTACGACGTAACCTTCTCGGCGCCGAACTTCACGCAGAGCATCAGCAAGGGTGTTGCCGTCAGCGCCAACCAGACCCGCCGTATCGACACGACGATGTCGCTTGGCGCGGTCTCCGACAAGATTGAAGTCACCACGGCTCCGCCGGCACTGCAGACCGATCGTGCCGACGTGAACTACGAGATCACCAGCACCCAGGTGCAGGAGCTGCCGACGACGTCTACGGCTGGCCGTAACTTCCAGGGACTCTACCGTCTGATCCCCGGTGTGCCTCCGCCGACAGAGAACAACTCTCAGGCAGGTAACCCGGGCCGTACTCAGGCCGTGACGGCAAACGGAATTGCGAACACGATCAACTCCACCAAGATTGACGGCGCAGCCGTGGGATACCCGTGGCTTCAGTCGATCGTTGCGTATATTCCGCCGACCGACTCGATCGAGTCAGCCAACATTGTGACCAACAGCTTCAACGCCGAGCAGGGCGCTGCCGGTGGTATCGCAGCGAACCTGATCGTCAAGAGCGGTACGAACAACTTCCACGGCGGCGCCTGGGAGTACAACTCGATCACGCAGTTCAATGCACGTCAGTACTTCACGCGTGTTTCGACGACTCCGGTAACGCCGAAGAACATTCTGAATGAGTACGGCGCGAACATCGGCGGCCCGATCATCAAAGACAAGCTCTTCTTCTTCTTTGGCTATAACAAAGTTTCCTTGCGCCAGTTCAAGACAGGCAATGCAATGAACGTGCCGCTTGCTGCCGTGCGTGGAGGCAACTTCGCCGGTACCGGGGTTACGATTTACGATCCCACGACAGGCAATGCCGACGGTTCCGGCCGTACGGCGTTCGCGGGGAATGTGATTCCGAGTTCGCGTCTCAGCTCGGCTTCGCAGAAGATTCTTGCCCTGCTGCCCACGGAGAAGCTCAACGCCACCTCGAATAACTATCCAGGCGGTGCGATTCTGTCATTTGACCGCGCAGCCTATGACACCAAGGTGACTTACAACCCAACGACGAAGATGACGGTCTTCGGCCGTTACTCCGTGCAGCGCTCACAGATCACTGATCCTCCGGCGCTTGGTAATGCCATCGGCAATACCTGGGATGGTGGCCAGCCTGGTTCCGCACCTGGAACGATCCAGAACATCGGTATCGGTGCTTCGTATGTCGTTACACCGAACTTCGTGATCGACGGCAACGTCGGTTTTGTCCGCATCAATCTCGCCGCACGCGCTCCGGACTATGGAACGAATGTAGGTCTCGATACGCTGGGGATCTCTGGAACCAACGGGTCTACGCCGTTCCAGTCTGGTACGCCTGGCTTCATCGTCGCCAATAACTCAAGCTTCGGAAATTACATCCAGTCCAATCCGTTCCAGTTCCGCGATATGCAGTATGTCAGCAACCTCAATGCTTCCTGGATTCGCGGACGCCACACGATGCGTTTCGGCGGTGAGTATGTACACTCCGCCATCAATCACCTTCAGGCCAACAACGCCGGTCCCCGCGGACAGTTCACGTTCTCCGGCGGTGTGACCGGCAATAACAGCGGCGCAACTGCGGACGCTCCGACCTACTATCGTGCGGTTGCCGATCTTCTTCTCGGTATGCCGCAGGCCATCGGCAAGACGGTGCAGTCTTTCCAGCCAAACGGTCCGCGCTTTTCGAGCTTCAGCTTCTTCGCGCAGGATACCTGGAAGGCTACCGCAAACCTTACCATCAACTATGGCGTTCGCTATGAGTACTATCCCTTCGCGAACCGCGACCACACTGGCGTCTTCCGCTTCGACCCCTCAACCAGCAATGTGTTGATCGGCGGTCGCGGCAATGTACCGACTAACACTGGCGAAGACGTCGGTCACGGCATGCTGGTCCCGCGTCTCGGACTCAACTATCGCATCAATGACAAGACCGTAATCCGCACCGGCTCGGGGCTCACAGTCGATCCGGAAAACTTCCGTTTCTTCCGTGACTCCTATCCGGCACTGATTACGCTGAACAATACCGGCACGAATAACTACGTTCCCGCGGGTGCGCTCACGGCTCCGAACTCGTCAGCACCAAACATGAACACACTGCCGAGCGGTACTTTGACAGCAGGTGTTCCGACTGTAGGCGTGCCGGATATCTCGTCCGGTATTGTGCCGCTCCCGTACAACTACACGACACAGACCGCTCCGCAGAAGTGGCGTCGCGGTTATATCGAAACATGGAACCTGTTCGTCGATCGCGACCTGTTCAAGGGCATGGTCCTGAACATCGGCTACGTTGGCACCCATCACGTGCGCCAGGTCGTCGGTATCGACATCAATGCAGGTGGCGTCAGTACATTGGGCGCCAACAGCCGTCCACTCTTTGCCAATGCAAATGCCCCAGGTGGCGCGAGGCGCTATACCGGAACCATCCTGAACGTCCTTCCGTGGGCAGATGAAAAATATTCCGGCATGCAACTGCAGTTGAGCAATCGTAGTTCTGCGCAGTTGCAGTATGGCTATTCCTATACCTGGTCGCACTACATGAATAACTACGACGCGGACAGTACTCTCGGAGCGGTCGCCTTCAATACTCCGGCGCTGCAGAAGCGTAACTTTGCCAACTCGCAGTTCGATCGCAAGCACCTCAACGTACTGTGGACTGTGTGGCAGATGCCGGTCGGTCGTGGACGTCGCTTCCTGAACCAGGGGATTGTCGGCAACCTCGTCGGTGGATGGGATATGAACACCATCATGACCTACTACAGCGGACGTCCGTTCCAGATTACGGATAACTCGCAGGCTGGTAACGGCGACACGGTTGTTCCCAACCAGGTGAGCCCCCTGCAACTGAGTGGAACGAAGTACACGAGCGGTTCCACCACGTATCCGTATTACTTCGTCAATAACGGCAATATCACCAAACTGCCGAATGCAAGCTCCAACGGCAACATGGGCCGTAACTCTGTCCGTGGCCCTGGCTACTTCAATCTGGATGTGGGACTCACGCGTAATATCCCCATCTGGAGGGAGATTGCCGTGGTGCTGAAGGCGGAGTCGTTCGACGTCACCAACACGCCGCAGTGGAGCAACCCCACCGCTAATGTGAATGACGCCGGCTTCGGCCAGATCACCAGCGTTCTTTCAACCAGCAACCGGACGCTGCGGTTCAGCGGACGTATCAAGTTCTAA
- a CDS encoding SGNH/GDSL hydrolase family protein has product MRGLSFLLTLLMAVAMHGQIHVVNAGFGGRNTAELEKRFAHELAEAKPAYVVLFAGTNDALNDTKFLTPSQTRENLTAMVQQAQAAGASVVLVTVHDPDLTRLLKRHRPEAYGSVPPVERVAQVNAVIEEVARTHHAVVVPFHEILQQAGGANAELSTDGVHLTAKGYGMLAAAVRSRLPLQIPPNVSVLCMGDSLTYGIGVRPDGAPETAETYPAQLSALLR; this is encoded by the coding sequence ATGCGAGGCCTTTCTTTTTTACTCACTCTCTTGATGGCGGTTGCAATGCATGGGCAGATACATGTGGTGAACGCCGGCTTTGGCGGCAGAAATACTGCCGAGCTCGAAAAACGTTTCGCGCATGAGTTGGCGGAGGCCAAGCCTGCCTATGTCGTGCTCTTTGCCGGTACCAACGATGCATTGAACGATACCAAGTTTCTTACTCCATCGCAGACGAGAGAGAATCTCACCGCGATGGTCCAGCAGGCCCAGGCTGCAGGAGCGTCTGTGGTTCTGGTGACCGTGCACGATCCGGATCTCACGCGCCTGCTGAAACGCCACCGGCCCGAGGCATACGGTAGTGTGCCGCCTGTGGAGCGGGTTGCCCAGGTGAATGCCGTGATCGAGGAAGTGGCTCGGACCCACCATGCCGTCGTTGTCCCGTTTCATGAGATCCTCCAGCAGGCCGGCGGGGCGAACGCCGAACTAAGCACCGACGGAGTTCATCTGACTGCGAAGGGCTATGGCATGCTGGCCGCAGCAGTGCGCTCAAGGCTGCCGCTGCAGATTCCTCCAAACGTTTCGGTTTTGTGCATGGGAGACAGCTTGACCTACGGCATCGGCGTCCGTCCTGATGGGGCGCCGGAGACCGCCGAAACCTACCCCGCACAGTTAAGCGCTCTTCTTCGGTGA
- a CDS encoding helix-turn-helix domain-containing protein — protein MATTLPPPVQESSETSGVIEAHVQRVLHSPHFARAETQRKLLQYLWEHRFGNVSEYAIATDALGRHSNFDSTTDASVRVHISRLRRKLKDYYQQETDELELLVIPTGTHQLMVLDHPAPSVAEPLPAPDLDPVAVPEVTRSAVPFLCGAIVLLVMAVVWLAWSNHVLRATNDRRAPNAFWASFLEGSAPIRIILPTPILFSFSNAPTFRFRSTQVNDYNDIPKDPQFEALTKDLGKPSLEQPYTVSWDTLAAIDMARYLDSVGAKQRVSFDVTRDLSPMVLEQANVIALGTHQTLQPLHDYLQAMNFSLSQSELRVTNAHPSKGEQGTYEIIHKSRDHEVRPSIISILPGRAPGLKVLLMQSRDTGALVALISSSAGSNSIEEMWRKNGSPKYFEMVTYTEVESNRALGTWPVAMHVFTSQAPANSM, from the coding sequence ATGGCAACGACTCTCCCGCCGCCGGTTCAGGAATCTTCGGAGACCTCCGGCGTCATCGAAGCGCATGTGCAGCGGGTGCTGCACAGTCCGCACTTCGCCCGGGCTGAAACGCAACGCAAGTTGCTGCAATACCTATGGGAACATCGCTTTGGGAATGTGAGCGAGTATGCCATCGCCACGGATGCGCTTGGCCGTCACAGCAACTTCGATTCCACGACGGATGCCTCGGTTCGCGTTCACATCTCCCGCCTGCGCCGCAAGCTGAAGGACTACTACCAGCAGGAGACCGACGAGCTTGAGCTCCTGGTTATCCCCACCGGTACCCATCAACTGATGGTGCTCGACCATCCCGCGCCTTCCGTGGCTGAGCCGCTGCCGGCTCCGGATCTCGATCCCGTCGCCGTGCCAGAGGTGACCCGGTCGGCAGTTCCGTTCCTGTGTGGAGCTATTGTTCTTCTGGTCATGGCCGTCGTATGGCTGGCCTGGAGCAACCATGTCTTGCGCGCGACGAATGATCGACGGGCGCCAAATGCCTTCTGGGCCTCGTTCCTGGAGGGTTCAGCCCCGATCCGCATCATTCTGCCGACGCCGATCCTGTTTTCGTTTTCGAATGCCCCGACCTTCCGTTTCCGTTCCACTCAAGTTAACGATTACAACGACATCCCCAAGGACCCCCAGTTCGAGGCATTGACGAAGGATCTGGGGAAGCCGTCGTTGGAGCAACCCTACACTGTATCCTGGGACACGCTTGCCGCCATCGATATGGCGCGCTACCTGGACTCGGTCGGGGCCAAACAGCGCGTCTCGTTCGATGTGACTCGGGATCTGTCTCCGATGGTCCTGGAACAGGCGAATGTGATTGCCCTCGGGACTCATCAGACGCTGCAGCCGCTCCATGACTATCTGCAGGCGATGAACTTTTCGCTGTCGCAGTCGGAGCTCCGGGTTACCAACGCCCATCCCTCCAAGGGAGAGCAGGGGACCTACGAGATCATCCATAAGTCGAGGGATCATGAGGTGCGCCCCTCCATTATTTCCATCCTTCCAGGCCGTGCACCGGGACTTAAAGTCCTGCTGATGCAATCTCGGGATACAGGAGCCTTGGTTGCGTTGATCTCGTCTTCGGCCGGCTCCAACTCGATTGAAGAGATGTGGAGGAAAAACGGTTCACCGAAATACTTCGAAATGGTGACCTATACCGAGGTGGAGAGCAATCGGGCACTGGGCACCTGGCCGGTGGCAATGCACGTCTTCACCTCGCAAGCCCCTGCAAATTCAATGTAA
- a CDS encoding FAD-dependent oxidoreductase, which translates to MTGLLHRIFPLTAALLLFAPSAISQSAPPDDLVVYGGTASGVMTAYAAAKEGLHVVLLEPGTHLGGMVTGGLSATDVAHYQIIGGYAREFYRQAAAHYGVHTLNKHDDWLSEPKVGEAIFQQWLKQAGVEVKFHERLKEHGGVSKSGTTVLSITTEDGKVWKAKTFADCSYEGDLMAQAGVHYTVGREGMEVYHEDLAGVRVDTPKHQFLWKISPLDEKGKLMPEVDPGPMGANGAGDKKVQAYNFRMILTDSPGNKLPWTKPEGYDASNFALLAKYLGEWKEHMHREPTFRDVMNPVMIPNHEADFNNNGAFSSDYIGKSWTYPDAGYAERQKIWDDHLLYTKSFLWFLASDSRVPKQLQAEVNSWGRAKDEFLDTEGWPNQLYIREGRRMIGVYVMKQADLQTDRTKPDSIAMGSYNSDSHNIQRVATPDGGVRNEGDVQVSVKPYEIAFGTILPKKEETVNLLVPVCLSASHVAYSSVRMEPQYMMLGQAAGVTAAMAVRGKTAVQEIDVKSLQKRLREQKAILHIDQEESGDSL; encoded by the coding sequence ATGACTGGATTGCTGCATCGCATATTCCCTCTTACTGCTGCTCTTCTTCTTTTCGCCCCGTCAGCCATTTCGCAAAGTGCTCCGCCCGATGACCTGGTGGTCTACGGCGGCACGGCCTCGGGAGTCATGACCGCTTATGCCGCGGCAAAGGAAGGGCTGCATGTCGTGCTGCTCGAGCCTGGTACGCACCTCGGTGGCATGGTGACCGGTGGGCTGTCGGCGACAGATGTCGCGCACTATCAGATCATCGGTGGCTATGCCCGCGAGTTCTACCGGCAGGCTGCAGCTCACTACGGCGTGCACACCCTGAACAAGCATGACGACTGGCTGTCGGAGCCGAAGGTGGGAGAGGCGATCTTCCAGCAGTGGCTCAAGCAAGCAGGCGTCGAGGTTAAGTTTCATGAGCGCCTGAAGGAACACGGCGGTGTCTCGAAATCGGGAACGACCGTTCTTTCTATCACGACAGAAGACGGCAAGGTGTGGAAGGCGAAGACCTTTGCCGACTGCTCCTATGAAGGCGACCTGATGGCGCAGGCGGGCGTGCACTATACCGTCGGCCGTGAGGGCATGGAGGTCTATCACGAAGATCTCGCGGGGGTTCGCGTCGACACGCCCAAACACCAGTTCCTGTGGAAGATCTCGCCCCTCGACGAGAAGGGAAAGCTGATGCCCGAGGTTGATCCCGGGCCGATGGGGGCAAACGGTGCGGGGGATAAGAAGGTACAGGCCTATAACTTCCGCATGATTCTGACCGACTCTCCGGGCAACAAGCTTCCGTGGACGAAGCCTGAGGGATATGACGCCTCCAACTTCGCGCTGCTGGCGAAGTACCTGGGCGAATGGAAGGAGCACATGCATCGTGAACCAACCTTCCGCGACGTCATGAACCCGGTCATGATCCCCAACCATGAAGCGGACTTCAACAACAACGGCGCCTTCTCCAGCGACTACATCGGCAAGAGCTGGACCTACCCCGACGCCGGCTATGCCGAGCGGCAGAAGATCTGGGACGACCATCTGCTCTATACCAAGTCGTTCCTGTGGTTCCTTGCCTCTGACTCGCGGGTACCAAAGCAACTGCAGGCGGAGGTCAACAGCTGGGGCCGGGCGAAGGACGAATTTCTCGATACGGAGGGTTGGCCCAACCAGCTCTACATCCGCGAAGGGCGCCGCATGATTGGCGTGTACGTCATGAAGCAGGCTGACCTGCAGACCGATCGCACCAAGCCTGACTCCATTGCCATGGGTTCCTACAACAGCGACTCCCACAACATTCAGCGCGTCGCTACGCCCGACGGCGGCGTCCGGAATGAAGGTGATGTGCAGGTTTCGGTTAAGCCCTATGAGATCGCCTTCGGCACCATCCTTCCCAAAAAGGAGGAGACGGTGAACCTGCTCGTCCCGGTCTGTCTTTCGGCATCGCATGTCGCCTACTCCTCCGTTCGTATGGAGCCGCAGTACATGATGCTCGGTCAGGCTGCGGGGGTGACGGCTGCGATGGCGGTCCGGGGTAAGACGGCTGTTCAGGAGATCGATGTGAAGTCTCTCCAAAAGCGTCTGCGCGAGCAGAAGGCCATCCTCCATATTGACCAGGAAGAGTCCGGGGATAGCCTCTAA